The Coregonus clupeaformis isolate EN_2021a chromosome 3, ASM2061545v1, whole genome shotgun sequence genome includes a region encoding these proteins:
- the frmpd3 gene encoding FERM and PDZ domain-containing protein 3, with protein sequence MLKDDSLLLIPNVLKVFLENGQIKSFTFDSRTTVRDVISSLQDRLSLRYIEHFALVLESGGLDQNQRLHMLQENQPLSHVVHRTYFQGMKCLFRICFFPKDPADLLRRDPAAFEYLYIQSRNDVIKERFGMDWKSDVTLRLAALHIYITVSSARPNQKISLKNVEKEWGLEPFLPLTLLPTIKEKNVCKTLSQLLKTYQHPPPSGNKVPPLQGKLQYMRVLNDLPPFGGMLFHTVGLDEKQSATTLLVGPRHGIGHVIDLKNNLTTVLTEFSRVAKIQLHRENQGVARVEVAIHEAKPLVLLMEWPDASNFACLTSGYYKLFVDPKRTIYYRTPGQSYMIKADYRGSHHAHPRSGATAASSGDRRGDERERPHTRDPGSQSKKTATATLLAESQHLGLCHVHLREPQQLQELQMQAEPELDINENFVSQEAPERPRTKSDPMLQSTEMIARRPESPVQESSVVFRSRAQTMGQSQRTTQFFCDSCKARLRAEGMVVALNGGSSGASSKHCSSACASRDGGAVDLMALPPPGNEEGEEEVEDVGGKLQPLPPAIAAPPPGFRDNSSDEDDSKRGRKSQPNPNPTPSPSTATGAAAGKSSAKASAKEVVLAPEDVPVTLIDNVATRTVRDHAQELDDALVSTLQALEALAASEDFPHHHQQPAQTTGLIVLAAITPESSLDSGHETNSSELTDVSEMVSAMKQHQNQAYLLAHHINKERIFSRRDFPLAIPSCTTQTIEGGPFSMGQIRGGCPSKPVTLSKTVPLKLSPGQETASPGLSSVEQGSNVTQDPSQCEPSDGKKAKPEPTKACTPDHPANSPGELKVSDPRQAPKVGKDQRSPCSAVGKLSPNLSAGVKGKKSAPPSPDPTNKALPILLPVDRTASAKICPTNMCQDAETASSETIKPSSSKDLLPVDDLFCTCPVREPGPELRLKDPQIQKVVVFHSSSPTDDERLRAKGLQLASSKESAAKEAGGGGADPVLAKPSPQVPTKYSQSPHIPVKAERKEAAEAKAERSQGKAQAEPQKCPPKTIPLLGDPTHPTCSVDKVSTLPSADSKKQGGGKGKAQRSTPFLSIKNLLSATFPARIRRETDERRAQLQKVRQYELEFLEELLKPKSSRSEYLPQGSSPVPSGTPCACQLRTSPVLKAPGISREQRRSCDCKRMCRGIRLPDTPVGSTAEPQQHRGRERSLSKSPPATSKTPHPQGGLRRPQTLEIKTTRIRSTSLESREPRGEQASCLPTCTSRTPDCMGAPQYKKLQRRYSIGEVDNAEGTPLYAEVKPKAKSLEKEMERVRATGLRLPTPVEPVHNQTQTHTSAAEAKGKKGVFFIQGEELLRENREGAPTEMLLGLPSEDSDDREKCCSFCFCYRKCEAADESSEKEELSYSIPLQVLPGMQLNSQTLPVVSKTLQVLHAEGCSGEEEEVEEEEEEEEELQEIDLRACGTLEGSLARVQSLQGKTFSLPDGFLNAQLDANELLAILRQCANIPQVDNESRLQPSRIAEYKQELAMRFKEFRAACRRVASVEKSPTRMLSVVTASFLVLCELTQTFIKLVRGVRSEAQRLQLLRKVEEVAINYTLLLRAAEEAMGHSSSLPNKSVSPQVTTTNTNMGSLSRPIKTLPTQ encoded by the exons GATGTGATCTCATCCCTGCAGGACCGCCTGTCCCTGCGTTACATCGAGCACTTTGCCTTGGTGCTGGAGTCAGGTGGGCTGGACCAGAACCAGAGACTACACATGCTGCAGGAGAACCAGCCACTCTCACAT gtggTGCACAGGACGTATTTCCAGGGGATGAAGTGTCTCTTTCGCATCTGTTTCTTCCCCAAGGACCCGGCAGACCTGCTCAGGAGGGACCCTGCAGCCTTCGAGTACCTCTACATACAG agTCGCAATGACGTCATCAAAGAGCGCTTCGGCATGGACTGGAAGTCTGACGTCACACTGCGGCTGGCGGCGCTTCATATCTACATCACAGTGTCATCGGCCAGACCGAATCAGAAGATCTCGCTCAAGAATgtgga gaaGGAGTGGGGTCTGGAACCCTTCCTCCCCCTCACTCTGCTGCCCACCATCAAGGAGAAGAATGTGTGTAAGACCCTGTCACAACTGCTCAAGACCTATCAGCATCCGCCTCCCTCCGGCAACAAG GTCCCTCCTCTCCAGGGAAAGCTGCAGTACATGCGCGTGCTCAACGATCTTCCGCCCTTTGGAGGCATGCTGTTCCACACCGTCGGACTA GATGAGAAGCAGTCGGCCACTACGCTGCTGGTGGGTCCACGGCACGGCATCGGTCACGTGATCGACCTGAAGAACAACCTGACCACGGTTCTGACAGAGTTCAGTCGCGTTGCTAAGATACAGCTGCACCGGGAGAACCAGGGCGTTGCCCGCGTAGAGGTGGCCATACATGAGGCCAAG CCTCTGGTCCTGTTGATGGAGTGGCCTGATGCCAGTAACTTCGCCTGCCTCACCTCCGGCTACTACAAGCTGTTCGTGGATCCCAAACGGACCATCTACTACAGGACACCTGGTCAGTCTTATATGATCAAGGCAG ATTACAGAGGTTCCCACCACGCCCACCCGCGCTCCGGCGCCACAGCGGCGTCCAGTGGGGACCGACGAGGGGACGAGAGGGAAAGACCCCATACGAGGGACCCAGGGTCCCAGTCTAAGAAGACAGCGACAGCCACACTGCTCGCAGAGTCCCAACACCTGGGTCTATGCCACGTCCATCTCCGGGAGCCACAACAGCTGCAGGAGCTCCAAATGCAGGCAGAACCCGAGCTCGACATCAATGAGAACTTCGTTTCCCAAGAGGCACCAGAGCGGCCCCGTACCAAGTCTGACCCAATGCTCCAGAGCACGGAGATGATCGCCAGGAGGCCAGAGAGCCCCGTCCAGGAGAGCTCCGTGGTCTTCAGGAGCAGAGCCCAAACCATGGGGCAGTCCCAGCGAACTACACAGTTCTTCTGTGACTCCTGCAAGGCCAGGTTGAGGGCAGAGGGAATGGTTGTGGCCTTGAACGGTGGAAGCAGCGGCGCCTCGTCGAAGCACTGCTCCAGCGCCTGTGCCTCCCGCGACGGAGGTGCAGTAGACCTCATGGCCCTGCCTCCCCCGGGGAACGAAGAGGGGGAAGAAGAGGTGGAGGACGTAGGAGGAAAGCTGCAGCCGCTCCCGCCGGCCATTGCTGCCCCTCCGCCTGGGTTCAGGGACAACAGCTCGGACGAAGACGACTCCAAGAGAGGACGGAAGTCTcaacccaaccccaaccccactcCCAGTCCAAGCACTGCAACCGGGGCTGCTGCCGGCAAGAGCTCTGCCAAGGCTTCTGCCAAGGAAGTGGTACTGGCTCCAGAGGATGTCCCGGTGACGTTGATAGACAACGTGGCAACCAGGACAGTACGGGACCATGCCCAGGAGCTGGATGATGCTCTGGTATCCACTCTGCAGGCACTGGAGGCCCTAGCTGCATCAGAGGACTTCCCCCATCACCACCAACAGCCAGCTCAGACCACAG GTTTGATCGTGTTGGCGGCCATTACGCCTGAGTCATCGCTGGACTCAGGGCACGAGACCAACTCCTCGGAGCTGACAGATGTCTCAGAGATGGTGTCGGCCATGAAGCAGCACCAGAACCAGGCCTATCTGCTGGCCCACCATATCAACAAGGAGCGTATCTTCAGTCGCAGGGACTTCCCCTTGGCCATACCAAGCTGCACCACCCAGACTATAGAGGGCGGTCCGTTCTCCATGGGTCAGATCCGCGGCGGCTGCCCCTCGAAGCCAGTGACCCTCAGTAAGACTGTTCCCCTAAAGCTCAGCCCTGGTCAGGAGACTGCCAGTCCAGGTCTCAGCTCAGTGGAGCAGGGGAGTAACGTTACCCAAGACCCGTCGCAGTGTGAGCCGAGTGATGGCAAGAAGGCAAAACCAGAGCCCACCAAAGCGTGCACCCCAGACCACCCTGCAAATTCGCCTGGGGAGCTGAAAGTGTCCGATCCAAGGCAGGCACCCAAGGTCGGCAAGGATCAAAGGTCACCCTGTTCTGCTGTAGGCAAACTAAGCCCGAATCTCTCTGCGGGGGTCAAGGGGAAGAAGTCTGCGCCTCCGAGCCCGGACCCTACCAACAAAGCCTTACCTATTCTCTTGCCTGTGGACAGAACTGCCTCCGCCAAGATTTGCCCCACAAACATGTGCCAAGATGCCGAGACTGCCTCTAGCGAGACCATCAAGCCTTCAAGCTCTAAAGACCTCTTGCCAGTTGATGACCTGTTCTGCACATGCCCAGTGAGAGAACCCGGGCCAGAGCTAAGACTGAAGGATCCACAGATCCAGAAGGTGGTGGTGTTCCACTCCTCTTCCCCAACAGACGATGAGCGTCTTCGGGCCAAAGGCCTCCAACTAGCCAGCAGCAAAGAGAGCGCAGCGAaagaagcaggaggaggaggagcagacccCGTCTTGGCCAAGCCCAGCCCCCAGGTCCCAACCAAGTACTCCCAGTCCCCACACATACCTGTGAAAGCTGAGAGGAAGGAAGCAGCAGAGGCCAAGGCAGAGAGGTCCCAGGGTAAAGCTCAAGCTGAGCCACAGAAATGCCCCCCAAAGACAATACCTCTCCTGGGAGACCCCACACACCCTACCTGCTCTGTGGACAAGGTCTCCACTCTCCCATCTGCCGACAGCAAGAAGCAGGGCGGTGGTAAAGGGAAGGCCCAACGTAGCACCCCCTTCCTGAGTATCAAGAACCTCCTGTCGGCCACGTTCCCAGCTCGGATTCGGCGGGAGACTGACGAACGCCGAGCCCAGCTCCAGAAGGTCCGGCAGTACGAGTTAGAGTTCCTGGAAGAACTTCTGAAGCCCAAGTCATCCAGGAGTGAGTACCTACCCCAGGGGTCCTCGCCAGTCCCCTCAGGCACCCCCTGTGCTTGCCAGCTCCGTACAAGTCCTGTGCTAAAAGCCCCCGGCATCTCCCGAGAGCAACGCCGCAGCTGCGACTGCAAGAGGATGTGCAGAGGCATCCGACTACCTGATACGCCGGTCGGCTCAACTGCAGAGCCACAGCAgcatagaggcagagagagatccCTCTCCAAGTCTCCTCCAGCAACCTCCAAAACCCCTCACCCACAGGGAGGTCTGAGGAGACCTCAGACCTTAGAGATCAAGACCACCCGAATCCGTTCGACCAGTCTAGAGTCGCGGGAACCCAGGGGGGAGCAGGCTTCCTGCTTGCCCACCTGCacctcccgcacaccagactgcATGGGCGCCCCACAGTACAAGAAGCTCCAGAGGCGGTATAGCATTGGGGAGGTGGACAACGCTGAAGGCACGCCGCTGTACGCCGAGGTCAAACCCAAAGCCAAGAGCCTGGAGAAGGAGATGGAGCGAGTGAGGGCCACAGGACTGAGGCTTCCAACGCCCGTGGAGCCCGTTCACAATCAAACTCAAACTCATACGTCTGCTGCAGAGGCGAAGGGGAAGAAAGGAGTGTTCTTCATCCAGGGAGAAGAGCTGCTGCGGGAGAACAGAGAGGGGGCACCGACGGAGATGCTGCTGGGGCTGCCTAGTGAAGACAGTGACGACAGGGAGAAGTGCTGCTCCTTCTGTTTCTGCTACAGGAAATGTGAGGCGGCAGACGAGAGCAGCGAAAAAGAAGAGCTTTCCTACTCCATTCCCCTCCAGGTCCTGCCTGGGATGCAGCTGAACTCTCAGACCTTGCCTGTCGTCAGCAAAACACTCCAGGTCCTCCACGCTGAGGGATGCAGCGGGGAGGAGGAAGAagtagaggaagaagaagaagaggaagaggagctgCAGGAGATCGACCTCCGGGCCTGCGGGACTCTGGAGGGGAGCCTGGCGAGGGTCCAGTCCCTGCAAGGAAAGACGTTCAGCCTGCCAGACGGTTTCCTCAATGCCCAGCTGGATGCTAATGAGCTGCTAGCCATCCTGCGACAGTGCGCTAACATTCCCCAGGTGGATAACGAATCACGCCTCCAGCCGTCCCGGATCGCCGAGTACAAGCAGGAGCTGGCGATGCGCTTCAAGGAGTTCAGGGCGGCGTGCAGGCGGGTGGCGAGCGTCGAGAAGAGCCCCACGCGCATGCTGAGCGTTGTTACGGCCAGCTTCCTGGTCCTCTGCGAACTGACTCAGACCTTCATCAAGCTGGTTAGAGGGGTGCGTTCAGAGGCCCAAAGGCTGCAACTGCTGCGGAAGGTTGAAGAGGTTGCTATCAATTACACTTTGCTGTTGCGTGCAGCCGAGGAGGCGATGGGCCACTCCAGTAGTCTGCCTAACAAGAGCGTGAGTCCCCAAGTTACTACAACAAACACCAACATGGGCTCCCTCTCTCGCCCAATCAAAACCCTGCCCACCCAGTAG
- the LOC121539677 gene encoding ribose-phosphate pyrophosphokinase 1-like isoform X1 has translation MPNIKIFSGSSHRELSHKIADRLGMELGKVVTKKFSNQETCVEIGESVRGEDVYIVQSGCGEINDNLMELLIMINACKIASASRVTAVIPCFPYARQDKKDKVGSRAPISAKLVANMLSVSGADHIITMDLHASQIQGFFDIPVDNLYAEPAVLKWIKENIAEWKTCTIVSPDAGGAKRVTSIADRLNVDFALIHKERKRANEVDRMVLVGDVTDRVAILVDDMADTCGTICHAADKLISAGATKVYAILTHGIFSGPAISRINNACFEAVVVTNTIPQEEKMKTCPKIQVIDISMIVAEAIRRTHNGESVSYLFSHVPL, from the exons ATGCCGAACATTAAGATATTCAGCGGTAGCTCGCATCGGGAACTGTCTCACAAAATTGCCGACCGTCTTGGAATGGAACTCGGGAAGGTTGTCACCAAGAAATTCAGCAATCAAGAAACATG TGTTGAGATCGGGGAGAGTGTGCGTGGAGAGGATGTCTACATCGTACAGAGCGGCTGTGGGGAGATCAATGATAATCTGATGGAGCTGCTGATTATGATCAATGCGTGTAAGATCGCCTCGGCCTCCCGGGTCACAGCGGTCATCCCCTGCTTCCCCTACGCACGGCAGGACAAGAAGGACAAGGTGGGG AGTCGGGCGCCCATCTCAGCCAAGCTGGTGGCTAACATGTTGTCTGTGTCTGGGGCTGATCACATCATCACTATGGACCTCCACGCCtcacagatccag GGTTTCTTTGACATCCCAGTGGATAACCTGTATGCTGAGCCTGCTGTACTGAAGTGGATCAAGGAGAACATCGCAGAGTGGAAGACCTGCACTATCGTCTCTCCAGACGCAGGGGGTGCCAAGAG AGTGACCTCCATAGCGGACAGGCTCAACGTGGACTTTGCTCTGATccacaaagagagaaagagggccaACGAGGTGGATCGCATGGTGCTGGTCGGGGACGTCACGGACCGGGTAGCCATCTTGGTGGATGACATGGCAGACACCTGTGGTACTATCTGTCACGCAGCCGACAA GCTGATCTCAGCTGGTGCTACCAAGGTGTATGCCATCCTGACTCACGGTATCTTCTCTGGCCCGGCCATCTCCCGCATCAATAACGCCTGCTTCGAGGCTGTGGTCGTCACCAACACTATCCCTCAGGAGGAGAAGATGAAGACCTGTCCTAAAATACAG GTGATTGACATCTCTATGATCGTGGCAGAGGCCATCCGCAGGACCCACAACGGGGAATCTGTCTCCTACCTCTTTAGCCACGTCCCCTtgtaa
- the LOC121539677 gene encoding ribose-phosphate pyrophosphokinase 1-like isoform X2, translating to MPNIKIFSGSSHRELSHKIADRLGMELGKVVTKKFSNQETCVEIGESVRGEDVYIVQSGCGEINDNLMELLIMINACKIASASRVTAVIPCFPYARQDKKDKSRAPISAKLVANMLSVSGADHIITMDLHASQIQGFFDIPVDNLYAEPAVLKWIKENIAEWKTCTIVSPDAGGAKRVTSIADRLNVDFALIHKERKRANEVDRMVLVGDVTDRVAILVDDMADTCGTICHAADKLISAGATKVYAILTHGIFSGPAISRINNACFEAVVVTNTIPQEEKMKTCPKIQVIDISMIVAEAIRRTHNGESVSYLFSHVPL from the exons ATGCCGAACATTAAGATATTCAGCGGTAGCTCGCATCGGGAACTGTCTCACAAAATTGCCGACCGTCTTGGAATGGAACTCGGGAAGGTTGTCACCAAGAAATTCAGCAATCAAGAAACATG TGTTGAGATCGGGGAGAGTGTGCGTGGAGAGGATGTCTACATCGTACAGAGCGGCTGTGGGGAGATCAATGATAATCTGATGGAGCTGCTGATTATGATCAATGCGTGTAAGATCGCCTCGGCCTCCCGGGTCACAGCGGTCATCCCCTGCTTCCCCTACGCACGGCAGGACAAGAAGGACAAG AGTCGGGCGCCCATCTCAGCCAAGCTGGTGGCTAACATGTTGTCTGTGTCTGGGGCTGATCACATCATCACTATGGACCTCCACGCCtcacagatccag GGTTTCTTTGACATCCCAGTGGATAACCTGTATGCTGAGCCTGCTGTACTGAAGTGGATCAAGGAGAACATCGCAGAGTGGAAGACCTGCACTATCGTCTCTCCAGACGCAGGGGGTGCCAAGAG AGTGACCTCCATAGCGGACAGGCTCAACGTGGACTTTGCTCTGATccacaaagagagaaagagggccaACGAGGTGGATCGCATGGTGCTGGTCGGGGACGTCACGGACCGGGTAGCCATCTTGGTGGATGACATGGCAGACACCTGTGGTACTATCTGTCACGCAGCCGACAA GCTGATCTCAGCTGGTGCTACCAAGGTGTATGCCATCCTGACTCACGGTATCTTCTCTGGCCCGGCCATCTCCCGCATCAATAACGCCTGCTTCGAGGCTGTGGTCGTCACCAACACTATCCCTCAGGAGGAGAAGATGAAGACCTGTCCTAAAATACAG GTGATTGACATCTCTATGATCGTGGCAGAGGCCATCCGCAGGACCCACAACGGGGAATCTGTCTCCTACCTCTTTAGCCACGTCCCCTtgtaa
- the LOC121539677 gene encoding ribose-phosphate pyrophosphokinase 1-like isoform X3, protein MPNIKIFSGSSHRELSHKIADRLGMELGKVVTKKFSNQETCVEIGESVRGEDVYIVQSGCGEINDNLMELLIMINACKIASASRVTAVIPCFPYARQDKKDKVGSRAPISAKLVANMLSVSGADHIITMDLHASQIQGFFDIPVDNLYAEPAVLKWIKENIAEWKTCTIVSPDAGGAKRVTSIADRLNVDFALIHKERKRANEVDRMVLVGDVTDRVAILVDDMADTCGTICHAADKLISAGATKVYAILTHGIFSGPAISRINNACFEAVVVTNTIPQEEKMKTCPKIQVRGHSTVLKYR, encoded by the exons ATGCCGAACATTAAGATATTCAGCGGTAGCTCGCATCGGGAACTGTCTCACAAAATTGCCGACCGTCTTGGAATGGAACTCGGGAAGGTTGTCACCAAGAAATTCAGCAATCAAGAAACATG TGTTGAGATCGGGGAGAGTGTGCGTGGAGAGGATGTCTACATCGTACAGAGCGGCTGTGGGGAGATCAATGATAATCTGATGGAGCTGCTGATTATGATCAATGCGTGTAAGATCGCCTCGGCCTCCCGGGTCACAGCGGTCATCCCCTGCTTCCCCTACGCACGGCAGGACAAGAAGGACAAGGTGGGG AGTCGGGCGCCCATCTCAGCCAAGCTGGTGGCTAACATGTTGTCTGTGTCTGGGGCTGATCACATCATCACTATGGACCTCCACGCCtcacagatccag GGTTTCTTTGACATCCCAGTGGATAACCTGTATGCTGAGCCTGCTGTACTGAAGTGGATCAAGGAGAACATCGCAGAGTGGAAGACCTGCACTATCGTCTCTCCAGACGCAGGGGGTGCCAAGAG AGTGACCTCCATAGCGGACAGGCTCAACGTGGACTTTGCTCTGATccacaaagagagaaagagggccaACGAGGTGGATCGCATGGTGCTGGTCGGGGACGTCACGGACCGGGTAGCCATCTTGGTGGATGACATGGCAGACACCTGTGGTACTATCTGTCACGCAGCCGACAA GCTGATCTCAGCTGGTGCTACCAAGGTGTATGCCATCCTGACTCACGGTATCTTCTCTGGCCCGGCCATCTCCCGCATCAATAACGCCTGCTTCGAGGCTGTGGTCGTCACCAACACTATCCCTCAGGAGGAGAAGATGAAGACCTGTCCTAAAATACAGGTCAGGGGTCACAGCACTGTCCTAAAATACAG GTGA
- the LOC121539688 gene encoding solute carrier family 25 member 53-like encodes MRRGPGDNHDDQVLRKDTMIRLPSFLHGGTSSLVSTLTTIATFPIYKTVFRQQLHSTVVRQAIGQLREEGFLKLYRGVVPPLLMRTLNGALIFGIHDTFLHCLSSFTNPCSVTPLSVLPAVAGLGTGVVEALVFTPFERVQNVLQNGGNDRSLPTLKSVLARLGAERLGMGYYRAFIPILARNTLGSCIYFGLKDPFSAALREKGLPPMASSFLSGMVISSMVINLPLYPLSVLVVNMQAEVVGEAAGVRGSWKALWEGRLKRSVPLLYRGGSLVILRGCISWGITTAIYDQLQRRSAH; translated from the coding sequence ATGAGGCGTGGTCCTGGAGATAACCATGATGACCAAGTCCTCAGGAAGGACACTATGATTAGGCTCCCCAGTTTCCTCCATGGTGGAACTTCCAGCCTGGTGTCCACTCTCACCACCATCGCCACCTTCCCCATCTACAAGACTGTGTTCCGCCAGCAGCTTCACAGCACCGTAGTCAGACAGGCTATAGGCCAACTCAGGGAGGAGGGTTTCCTGAAGCTCTACAGGGGGGTGGTGCCCCCTCTACTGATGAGAACCCTGAACGGGGCGCTAATTTTCGGGATACATGACACCTTcctccactgtctctcctccTTCACCAACCCCTGCAGCGTCACCCCTCTCTCCGTGTTACCAGCTGTGGCCGGGCTCGGCACGGGCGTGGTGGAGGCCTTGGTGTTCACGCCATTTGAGCGTGTGCAGAATGTGTTGCAGAACGGGGGCAATGACCGCAGCCTGCCCACGCTGAAGAGCGTGCTGGCCCGTCTGGGGGCAGAGAGGCTGGGGATGGGGTACTACAGAGCCTTCATCCCCATACTGGCCCGTAACACCCTGGGAAGCTGCATCTACTTCGGCCTGAAGGACCCCTTCAGTGCTGCTCTGAGGGAGAAGGGGCTTCCTCCTATGGCCTCATCCTTCCTGTCAGGAATGGTGATCAGCTCCATGGTGATCAACCTGCCCCTGTATCCTCTGTCTGTGCTGGTGGTCAACATGCAGGCTGAGGTGGTGGGTGAGGCAGCGGGGGTGAGGGGGAGCTGGAAGGCCCTGTGGGAAGGTCGGCTGAAGAGGAGCGTCCCCCTGCTGTACCGCGGAGGTTCCCTGGTTATCCTCAGGGGCTGTATCAGCTGGGGAATCACCACAGCCATCTATGACCAGCTGCAGAGACGCTCCGCACACTGA